The following proteins are co-located in the Rippkaea orientalis PCC 8801 genome:
- a CDS encoding Uma2 family endonuclease, with the protein MKERLPQGWDEGEDEFFNLAPDFVIEIRSKSDSLSKLKQKMQEYRNNGVKLGWLIDRINRQAFVYRQDGSMTQYREDAILSGEAVVQRFTLALKILL; encoded by the coding sequence CTGAAGGAAAGATTACCTCAAGGATGGGATGAGGGAGAGGATGAATTTTTCAATCTTGCGCCAGATTTTGTTATTGAAATTCGTTCTAAATCTGATAGTTTAAGTAAACTTAAACAAAAAATGCAAGAATATAGAAACAATGGGGTTAAATTAGGATGGTTAATCGATCGCATTAATCGTCAAGCGTTTGTTTATCGCCAAGATGGTTCGATGACTCAATATCGAGAGGATGCCATTTTAAGCGGTGAAGCAGTCGTTCAAAGATTTACCTTAGCCTTAAAAATTTTACTATAG
- a CDS encoding metallophosphoesterase family protein translates to MRTLAISDIHGCSIALETLLETVHLTPKDTLITLGDYIDKGPDSKGVLDKLINLYKNYRLIPLKGNHEIKMLQARQSDPDECFWLEFGGRETLNSYSKLGRKKTLANVPEEHWNFIQNLCVDYWQTDNHIFVHANLDPNLSLKRQSEYDLFWKKFNYQAPHYSGKTMICGHTSQKNGKPINLGHRICLDTWVCGDGWLTCLELESGKIWQANQRGQIQTAYINEFECNLLTAI, encoded by the coding sequence ATGAGAACACTAGCCATCAGTGATATCCACGGCTGTTCTATCGCGCTAGAAACCTTACTAGAAACAGTACATTTAACGCCAAAGGATACCCTAATTACTTTAGGAGACTATATTGATAAAGGACCCGATAGTAAAGGCGTATTAGACAAATTAATCAATCTTTACAAAAATTATCGATTAATTCCCCTCAAAGGCAACCATGAAATTAAAATGCTACAAGCACGTCAGAGTGATCCTGATGAGTGTTTTTGGCTGGAGTTTGGTGGAAGAGAAACCTTAAATTCTTATTCAAAATTAGGACGAAAAAAGACCCTAGCTAATGTGCCAGAGGAGCATTGGAATTTTATTCAAAATCTTTGTGTAGACTACTGGCAAACAGATAATCATATTTTTGTCCATGCTAATCTTGATCCGAATCTTTCCTTAAAAAGACAATCAGAGTATGACTTATTTTGGAAGAAGTTTAACTATCAAGCACCCCACTATTCAGGAAAAACAATGATCTGTGGACATACGAGTCAGAAAAATGGAAAACCCATTAATTTAGGTCACAGAATTTGTCTTGATACTTGGGTTTGTGGGGATGGTTGGTTAACCTGTTTAGAGCTAGAAAGTGGTAAAATTTGGCAAGCGAATCAAAGAGGTCAAATTCAGACGGCTTATATTAATGAATTTGAGTGCAATTTGCTAACAGCCATATAA